Proteins encoded together in one Passer domesticus isolate bPasDom1 chromosome 6, bPasDom1.hap1, whole genome shotgun sequence window:
- the LYSET gene encoding lysosomal enzyme trafficking factor produces the protein MMNFRQRMGWIGVGLYLLASAAAFYYVFEINETYNKLALEHIQQHPKEPQEGTTWTHSLKVRLLSLPFWLWTIIFLIPYLQMFLFLYSCTRADPKTVGYCIIPICLAVICNRHQTFVKASNQISRLQLIDT, from the coding sequence ATGATGAACTTCCGCCAGAGGATGGGCTGGATTGGCGTGGGGCTGTACTTGTTAgcaagtgctgctgctttttattACGTCTTTGAAATCAACGAGACTTACAACAAACTAGCACTGGAGCACATTCAGCAACACCCCAAGGAACCGCAGGAAGGAACCACATGGACACACTCCTTAAAAGTACGGCTGCTATCCCTGCCGTTTTGGCTGTGGAcgataatatttttaataccGTACTTACAGATGTTCTTGTTCCTCTATTCCTGTACAAGAGCTGACCCCAAAACTGTTGGGTATTGCATCATTCCTATCTGCTTGGCTGTTATTTGCAATCGTCACCAAACATTTGTGAAGGCCTCTAATCAGATCAGTAGATTACAACTAATTGACACTTAG